GACCGATGATAGAAATGCTGAAAATAAGGATAGAAGGCTTAGTCTTCGGAAATCGAACTTTTGTCAGCGGTAACGTACTATTGGTCTGATATTGTAAGAAACACCCCTTTAGATTTGTACTTTTATGGTAAAGCAGTGATTATGTGGCAAAAAATGCAGCATTTTTTAGAGACATCAAAATTAAAGTATGTTGTATTTGGTATTCTGATTTTTGCATTTTCTGCCTCTACCTCTAGTTGGTACCATGCAACGACTGAGGAACTCGTCATCACCTATAGCATTCGTGCGACGCTGCAAATAGGGATGGCGTTTGTCATACTTGAACTATTGGTGCCTTATATTTTGAACAAGGGCAAACAGGTAGCTTTCATGGGCGCCATTACAATTACATTATTGGGATTTTATGTAGTTTGCACGTTAATCTATATGAACTATTTTGAACCGACCTATCCTGCAACGTATGCAAACTATGTAAAACGTTTTAGTGATGCGTCATTCTTGGGTAGACTGACCAATGTAAACGAGTTTGTTTTTAAAAGCTTGTATCTGCTATACCCAACGGTACTGCTATCGGTCTTAAAGCTGTATGTAGAAAAGCAACGTCTGCTAAAGTTGAACGAGCAAAAGAAAACAGCAGAGCTTGTAGCGTTAAAAAACCAATTAAATCCGCATTTTTTGTTCAATACCCTGAACAACCTGTATGCCCTCACCTTAAAGAAGTCAGACGATGCGCCCAAGGTGATTCAAAAACTCTCAGAAATTCTGGATTATATCCTTTATCGCTGCAATGAATCTTATGTTCCGCTGAACAAAGAAATCGAACTCATAGAAAACTATCTTTCGTTGGAAAAAATACGTTATGCGGATAGAGTCAATATCGTTTTCAGTAAAAATGTAACAGGCAAAGAAAAAGTAGCTCCGCTATTGTTGCTCACTTTTGTTGAAAACGCGTTTAAGCATGGAGTGACCAACGAGATGAAACAGGCACGTATCGATATCAACATTGCGAAAAAGGATGAACAACTGCTTTTTACCGTTGAGAACACAAAACCGATCAATGCTAAACCTTTGGTCCAAAAGGAATCTATAGGGCTAAAGAATATTAAAAAGCAATTGGAACTATTGTATCCAAAAGCATACGACCTTATTATTGAAAATAGTAAAAATTCATTTTCGGCCAACCTAAAGCTAGCAGTGGTATGAGTTACCAATGTGTTATAATTGATGATGAACCTTTGGCAAGGGAGTTACTTGAAGGTTATCTTGAAAAGATGCCCGATTTTGAGTTGGTGGCTTCTTGCGCAAGCGCCATTGATGCCAGTGCGATTTTAAGCAACCATAAAGTAGATTTGTTGTTTTTAGATATTGAAATGCCTTTATTAAAAGGCACGGATTTCTTTAAAAACTTGGCCTACAAACCCCATGTTATTTTCACAACTGCTTACCGTGATTATGCAGTGGACGGTTTTGAACTAAATGCGTTGGACTACCTATTGAAACCCATCTTTTTTGAACGGTTTTTTTCTGCAATCCAAAAGTTCCTAAAACTTCAATATATCGCCAAAACTGATGGGGTATTAACCACTGGATTTGCTCCTAACGAATACCTTTTTGTAAACAAAGCTAAAAAGCAAATTAAAGTGATTTTTGATCGTGTTTTGTATGTAGAGAGTTTTAAAGACTACATTAAAATTCACATGACAGAAGATACCTTGACCATAAAGGAAAGTATTTCAAACTTTGAGAAGCGCTTGGATGATCGGTTTATTCGTTTGCACCGCTCTTATATTGTCAATAGTGAAAAAATTACGGCATACACCAAGAATGATGTTGAGGTTGACCAAAGAGAGATACCCATCGGCAATAATTACAAAGATAATTTACTTCCATTTTTAAGTACCAAGTAGGCTTATATTGTCCTTTTTTCCATAGATTCTTAACCAAGTATGATATTGTTATCCCAAGGGTTTTAGGATTTTGTCTGTTATGTTTCAGTTTGGCCGGTAACCTTAAAGGTAAGTCATGACTTTAGGATTATCCTAAACTTGAATACTATGAAAAGGTTAACTTTTATGCTTCGCG
The nucleotide sequence above comes from Flagellimonas sp. HMM57. Encoded proteins:
- a CDS encoding sensor histidine kinase, with translation MQHFLETSKLKYVVFGILIFAFSASTSSWYHATTEELVITYSIRATLQIGMAFVILELLVPYILNKGKQVAFMGAITITLLGFYVVCTLIYMNYFEPTYPATYANYVKRFSDASFLGRLTNVNEFVFKSLYLLYPTVLLSVLKLYVEKQRLLKLNEQKKTAELVALKNQLNPHFLFNTLNNLYALTLKKSDDAPKVIQKLSEILDYILYRCNESYVPLNKEIELIENYLSLEKIRYADRVNIVFSKNVTGKEKVAPLLLLTFVENAFKHGVTNEMKQARIDINIAKKDEQLLFTVENTKPINAKPLVQKESIGLKNIKKQLELLYPKAYDLIIENSKNSFSANLKLAVV
- a CDS encoding LytTR family DNA-binding domain-containing protein, translated to MSYQCVIIDDEPLARELLEGYLEKMPDFELVASCASAIDASAILSNHKVDLLFLDIEMPLLKGTDFFKNLAYKPHVIFTTAYRDYAVDGFELNALDYLLKPIFFERFFSAIQKFLKLQYIAKTDGVLTTGFAPNEYLFVNKAKKQIKVIFDRVLYVESFKDYIKIHMTEDTLTIKESISNFEKRLDDRFIRLHRSYIVNSEKITAYTKNDVEVDQREIPIGNNYKDNLLPFLSTK